A region of the Desulforhopalus sp. genome:
CCGGCTGAAGAAAGTCCATGCACTCCTCGAGGAGGACCGAACGATGAATCTGCTCAACAGGCCTTTCGTCTGTCACGAGATGATTCCCATCCGAGCCAGACTCGTTTCATGCTCAGGGAAATTTTCGCGGGTGGCCTTGGTTTCAGCAATCCAGGCCTCTTTATCCCAGATCTCAACCCAGTCGAGCATTCCGGTCACAGTGACATCCTTACCCAGGGGCAAATCGACACGGAAGTCGGGAGGGATGAGGATGCGGCCCTGCTTGTCGATATTGCATTCGACCGCACCACCGACAACATAGCGGAGAAATTTGGTAATCCGGTTTTCTCCGCCCTGCGTCAGCAGCTTTGTCTCCAAAGCTTCCCACTCGGCTGCGGGATACACTCGAAGATGATTGCCCCATGGCACTAACACCAGGCTTTCCGAGCCGGTTTGACGCAACACCTCACGAAAACGACTGGGGAAATTCAACCGCCCCTTCGCATCCAAGGTGTGTTCCGTCTTGCTCCGAAATCTGTTGTTGATCACCCGTAGTACCCCCAACCCCCTACCGACCACCTACCATCCCCAATCACCCACTTTTCACCACCACTTATCCCCTTTATATCATGGCAACAGAAGGTGTCAAGAGAAATATTTGCAGTAATT
Encoded here:
- a CDS encoding division/cell wall cluster transcriptional repressor MraZ, coding for MINNRFRSKTEHTLDAKGRLNFPSRFREVLRQTGSESLVLVPWGNHLRVYPAAEWEALETKLLTQGGENRITKFLRYVVGGAVECNIDKQGRILIPPDFRVDLPLGKDVTVTGMLDWVEIWDKEAWIAETKATRENFPEHETSLARMGIIS